The Streptomyces sp. NBC_00490 genome includes a region encoding these proteins:
- a CDS encoding bifunctional DNA primase/polymerase gives MPRPGDIRLPAAPARSATPHAVARWCAAQGWPVHPLAPGRKTPAANCPECRDRSHDPKTCPCLPAGRPCHGFHAATTNTRYIDAWWGSSPSAGVGVACGPAELVVLDVDAHSAQVPDRGRLLPGIPIPDAVNLTGLASGFDTLALLAAFRGQPDPTHDETTLRVRTPSGGLHIWYRNPHPATRLRCSTGSSPKVALAWQVDVRAEGGYIIAPTTRTAQGTYAPEGTARLPAPLPGWLHAELVRTGHVIAPPVPRQPVVRTRRTRRPAAAHRVLTPLVDEIAQCATASEGTGFTEKLNRAAYTAGGLVAAGHLEETAVRDQLRATAAEARPWQTARNEKIIDDGLAAGAAHPFRLEGRS, from the coding sequence GTGCCGCGCCCCGGTGACATCCGCCTGCCTGCCGCCCCGGCCAGGTCCGCGACACCGCATGCCGTCGCCCGCTGGTGCGCCGCTCAGGGCTGGCCGGTCCATCCGCTGGCTCCCGGCCGCAAGACCCCGGCCGCCAACTGCCCCGAGTGCAGGGACCGAAGCCACGACCCGAAGACATGCCCCTGCCTGCCCGCAGGACGCCCCTGCCACGGCTTCCACGCCGCCACCACCAACACGCGGTACATCGACGCCTGGTGGGGGAGCAGCCCCTCCGCAGGCGTAGGCGTCGCCTGCGGTCCGGCCGAGCTCGTCGTCCTCGACGTGGACGCCCACAGCGCCCAGGTCCCCGACCGTGGCCGCCTCCTGCCGGGCATCCCCATCCCCGATGCCGTGAACCTCACCGGCCTCGCCTCGGGCTTCGACACCCTTGCCCTTCTCGCGGCCTTCCGGGGCCAGCCCGACCCGACCCACGACGAGACGACCCTGCGCGTGCGCACCCCCTCAGGGGGCCTGCACATCTGGTACCGCAACCCGCACCCGGCAACCCGGCTGCGCTGCTCGACCGGCTCCAGCCCCAAGGTCGCGCTGGCCTGGCAGGTCGATGTGAGGGCCGAGGGCGGGTACATCATCGCCCCCACCACCCGCACCGCCCAGGGCACTTACGCGCCCGAGGGCACCGCACGCCTGCCCGCACCACTGCCCGGCTGGCTGCACGCCGAACTCGTCCGCACCGGTCACGTCATCGCCCCACCGGTCCCCAGGCAGCCTGTCGTACGGACCCGTCGTACCCGCAGACCCGCCGCGGCCCACCGTGTCCTCACACCGCTTGTCGACGAGATCGCCCAGTGCGCGACCGCGTCCGAAGGAACCGGGTTCACGGAGAAGCTCAACCGAGCCGCCTACACCGCAGGAGGCCTCGTGGCAGCCGGCCACCTGGAGGAGACCGCAGTCCGCGACCAACTCCGCGCCACGGCCGCCGAGGCCAGGCCCTGGCAGACCGCCCGCAACGAAAAGATCATCGACGACGGCCTTGCCGCTGGGGCCGCCCACCCGTTCCGTCTCGAAGGACGTTCATGA
- a CDS encoding DUF6009 family protein, with amino-acid sequence MSALIAEDELVHEDDFVWLEDIDTLDYVRQSLDRLTTRRGKPPYHRDGRMVGYALLGPGAKPSRSSGTFRRRVFWLLPHDRDTDPEGLYATGAPAEAVDPRTLAPGSKGCKTERSEGGPPSSAMRELGITLPL; translated from the coding sequence ATGAGCGCCCTCATTGCTGAGGACGAGCTCGTTCATGAGGACGACTTCGTCTGGCTCGAGGACATCGACACGCTCGACTACGTGCGTCAGAGCCTGGACCGGCTGACGACGCGCCGTGGCAAGCCCCCCTACCACCGCGACGGCCGCATGGTCGGCTACGCACTGCTGGGTCCCGGGGCCAAGCCGTCCCGTTCCTCGGGTACTTTCCGGCGCCGGGTGTTCTGGCTGCTTCCGCACGACCGGGACACCGACCCCGAAGGTCTCTACGCGACCGGCGCGCCTGCCGAGGCGGTGGACCCGCGCACGCTGGCGCCCGGCAGCAAGGGGTGCAAGACCGAGCGGTCAGAGGGCGGGCCGCCGTCTTCGGCGATGCGGGAGCTGGGGATCACGCTGCCGCTGTAG
- a CDS encoding HAD family hydrolase — MAPVALRHLRLIAVNIDGVLLNDTFSPVIHRFVVKNGGVYTAELERAVFSQPRLRAAAAIGVAGSPQEVAEAYFRERELYLQEHPIHPLDGAKRLLGRLHRLGVPLICYGGLERPHFDRHLARYAHYFDQPQYVCTNDFRPGVREIATDMFGLRCDQVLFIDDVARVAETAQTLGAAFIGHPSSYEHSFQEQLMRKAGVRHLVRSLDEIDESLLSTLDSEAADGLVWRDSRVRVPA; from the coding sequence ATGGCTCCTGTAGCCCTACGGCATCTGCGTCTCATTGCGGTCAACATCGACGGAGTGCTACTGAACGACACATTCAGCCCCGTGATCCACCGCTTCGTCGTCAAGAACGGCGGCGTCTACACAGCCGAACTGGAGCGTGCCGTGTTCTCGCAGCCCCGACTCAGAGCCGCCGCCGCCATCGGCGTCGCGGGCTCCCCCCAGGAGGTGGCAGAGGCGTACTTCCGCGAGCGGGAGCTGTATCTGCAGGAACATCCGATACACCCACTCGACGGTGCCAAGCGGCTACTGGGGCGGCTCCACCGTCTTGGAGTGCCGCTGATCTGTTACGGAGGATTGGAACGACCGCATTTCGACCGCCATCTGGCCAGGTACGCCCACTACTTCGATCAGCCTCAGTACGTGTGCACCAACGATTTTCGTCCCGGGGTCCGCGAGATCGCCACGGACATGTTCGGTCTCCGCTGCGACCAGGTGCTGTTCATCGACGACGTGGCACGCGTCGCTGAGACGGCACAGACTCTGGGGGCGGCTTTCATCGGGCACCCGAGCTCTTACGAGCACAGCTTCCAGGAGCAGTTGATGCGTAAGGCCGGCGTACGACACCTGGTTCGGTCACTCGACGAGATAGACGAGTCCCTGCTGTCCACCCTTGATTCCGAAGCTGCCGACGGCCTCGTGTGGCGGGACAGTCGAGTGAGGGTGCCTGCCTGA
- a CDS encoding ParA family protein, with translation MTSPASPNDREKVVSKLPGWLRQDLKVRAAQKGIEIQAAVEQGIQDWCNLASATAGVDTSGADSFSTFLPEGQWDEFKRIASDRRVSLIQGLAQSVQLWLDTHPAPDVERPAITRRIVVCNQKGGVGKTAITAGTGEALAENPSRLYPVRIAKQLAAASDALDSPLDTEDLPGLGLRVLLVDFDPQCHLTNQLGGTPLPMNGDSLTNHMAGDPKGDLRDLIISVDDEHFAGRLHLLPACNDAFLLDVRLSAVRAREAALERALAPLEAHYDVILVDCPPSLGLSMDAAAYYGRRRDGEKPGQSGALIVVQAEDSSADAYELLTTQIDDLRGDLQIDIDYLGIVVNLYDSRRGYIATSSLQGWVDIKDPKVVGLIGDLKEQKEAVRVKQPLLSYAPKSQQAVGMRALAREIS, from the coding sequence ATGACTTCTCCAGCCTCCCCGAACGACCGTGAAAAGGTCGTCTCCAAGCTGCCGGGATGGCTCCGGCAGGACCTCAAGGTCAGAGCGGCCCAGAAGGGCATCGAGATCCAGGCCGCCGTAGAGCAGGGCATCCAGGACTGGTGCAACCTCGCATCGGCGACAGCCGGGGTCGACACCTCCGGCGCCGACTCGTTCTCCACCTTCCTGCCGGAAGGACAGTGGGACGAGTTCAAGCGGATCGCGAGCGACCGTCGAGTCTCTCTCATCCAGGGTCTGGCCCAGTCCGTGCAGTTGTGGCTGGACACGCATCCCGCACCGGACGTCGAGAGGCCGGCCATCACCCGCCGGATCGTCGTCTGCAACCAGAAGGGCGGCGTCGGCAAGACGGCCATCACCGCCGGCACCGGTGAGGCGCTCGCGGAGAATCCCAGCCGCCTCTACCCCGTCCGTATCGCCAAGCAGCTCGCGGCCGCCAGCGACGCGCTCGACAGCCCGCTCGACACCGAGGACCTGCCCGGGCTCGGACTGCGGGTCCTGCTCGTCGACTTCGACCCACAGTGCCACCTCACCAACCAACTGGGTGGCACTCCCCTGCCGATGAACGGCGACAGCCTCACCAACCACATGGCGGGCGACCCCAAGGGAGACCTGCGCGACCTCATCATCTCCGTCGACGACGAACACTTCGCCGGCCGCCTGCACCTGCTGCCCGCGTGCAACGACGCCTTCCTCCTCGACGTACGCCTGTCAGCCGTCCGGGCCCGGGAAGCCGCCCTGGAGCGGGCCCTGGCCCCCCTGGAGGCGCACTACGACGTCATCCTCGTCGACTGCCCGCCCAGCCTCGGGCTCAGCATGGACGCCGCGGCCTACTACGGCAGGCGACGCGACGGCGAGAAGCCCGGCCAGTCAGGCGCGCTCATCGTCGTCCAGGCCGAGGACAGTTCCGCCGACGCCTACGAGCTGCTCACCACTCAGATCGACGACCTGCGCGGCGACCTGCAGATCGACATCGACTACCTCGGGATCGTCGTCAACCTCTACGACTCCCGACGCGGATACATCGCCACCTCCTCCCTCCAAGGGTGGGTCGACATAAAGGATCCGAAGGTCGTCGGACTCATCGGGGACCTCAAGGAGCAGAAGGAGGCTGTGCGGGTGAAGCAGCCGCTGCTGTCCTACGCCCCCAAGTCCCAGCAGGCGGTCGGTATGCGGGCCCTCGCGCGGGAGATCTCATGA
- a CDS encoding ParB/RepB/Spo0J family partition protein, whose product MSKADQLGAGRFGGATRGISARRQAVAAATGVPTEGVAPPSELPTDRVSLNPDNPRSSLGDLTDLAGSLKTHGQKQAITVMNRDAYVKANPAHEAALEPETTYVVIDGSSRLAAAREAGLGSVKVMVSDEQGATSEELLESALVANIHRQDLEELDEARALQRLLVIHGSQTALAKRLHRSQGWVSQRLALLNLTPELQQRVGQEPIDLLRAVGNKPAEQQEEVLEELKAERVRKEVLKQERRAQKPEDGVEGYYGVIEDGARQEKALAVEAPVQRAETVPEPRGNASSSASKAAQEVSPVEAAETAETAEADLRMPPKLPYDDGAFLAMHLIRKMSDTEFDKMLRILNEHQEQRADLVESDGQAV is encoded by the coding sequence ATGAGCAAGGCCGATCAGCTGGGCGCCGGCCGCTTCGGCGGGGCCACCCGAGGCATCAGCGCGCGCCGGCAGGCCGTGGCCGCGGCGACCGGGGTGCCGACCGAAGGGGTCGCCCCGCCCTCGGAACTGCCCACCGACCGTGTGAGCCTCAACCCGGACAACCCGCGCTCCAGCCTCGGCGACCTGACCGATCTGGCAGGGAGCCTGAAGACGCACGGACAGAAGCAGGCGATCACGGTCATGAACCGCGACGCCTATGTGAAGGCCAACCCTGCGCACGAGGCCGCTCTGGAGCCGGAGACGACCTATGTCGTCATCGACGGCAGCAGCCGCCTCGCGGCCGCCCGTGAGGCGGGTCTGGGCTCCGTCAAGGTGATGGTCAGTGACGAGCAGGGCGCCACCTCCGAAGAGCTCCTGGAGTCGGCGCTGGTCGCCAACATCCACCGGCAGGACCTCGAGGAGCTCGACGAGGCCCGCGCGCTGCAACGGCTGCTTGTGATCCACGGGAGCCAGACGGCCCTGGCGAAGCGGCTGCACCGTTCGCAGGGATGGGTGTCGCAGAGGCTCGCTCTGCTCAACCTGACGCCCGAACTCCAGCAGCGGGTCGGTCAGGAGCCCATCGATCTGCTGCGGGCCGTCGGCAACAAGCCGGCCGAGCAGCAGGAAGAGGTACTGGAGGAGCTGAAGGCCGAGCGGGTCCGCAAGGAGGTCCTGAAGCAGGAGCGCCGGGCGCAGAAGCCGGAGGATGGGGTCGAGGGCTATTACGGCGTAATAGAGGATGGTGCCCGCCAGGAGAAGGCGCTGGCTGTCGAAGCACCGGTGCAGCGTGCGGAGACGGTCCCTGAGCCTCGCGGCAACGCCTCGTCCTCGGCGAGCAAGGCGGCTCAGGAAGTCTCACCAGTCGAGGCCGCTGAGACTGCTGAGACTGCTGAGGCCGATCTGCGGATGCCGCCGAAGCTTCCCTACGACGATGGTGCCTTCCTCGCGATGCACCTCATCCGGAAGATGAGCGACACCGAGTTCGACAAGATGCTGCGGATCCTCAACGAGCATCAAGAGCAGCGAGCCGATCTGGTGGAGAGTGACGGCCAGGCTGTCTGA
- a CDS encoding ScbA/BarX family gamma-butyrolactone biosynthesis protein, with amino-acid sequence MAGQEPFVPLEIKPVGMYLCRPGESELLVIRPSGSGGTMSAITFRIDRTTPSTARSEDRPAVSTGTSSADRYASLTTTVPKELVHRASVAEVMLTDWKRLADDHFALTAQWPRRHGFFLTTDDCHDPLIVAETIRQAGILIGHAEYDVPLDYSFLMWDLAIEVRPQQIFVGTAPASLDIEVTCKDIKRRRGDLSGCRYEVLILRNGQVAATGSARFTCVSPTVYRRLRTPRAESGIRCPIPLTAPLAPQNVGRLSPTDVVLSPHGLTDQWQLRVDTRHPVLFDHPVDHAPGMLLLEAARQATTAHLGRACLPLSVTGEFIRYSELDAACTISARSVPDPDRPHEERVLITGEQEDELIFRAIVTVASSTV; translated from the coding sequence ATGGCAGGCCAGGAGCCTTTCGTTCCGCTAGAAATTAAACCGGTTGGTATGTATCTTTGTCGGCCCGGGGAGAGCGAACTCCTCGTCATCAGGCCTAGCGGCTCAGGGGGAACTATGTCTGCGATCACGTTCCGCATAGACCGCACCACACCAAGCACGGCTCGCTCCGAGGACCGCCCTGCGGTATCCACCGGAACCAGCAGTGCCGACCGCTACGCGTCGCTCACCACCACGGTGCCCAAGGAACTCGTTCATCGCGCCAGCGTCGCAGAGGTCATGCTCACCGATTGGAAGCGCCTGGCCGACGACCACTTCGCGCTCACCGCGCAATGGCCGCGCCGGCACGGCTTCTTCCTCACCACGGACGACTGCCACGACCCGCTCATCGTCGCCGAAACGATTAGGCAGGCAGGAATCCTCATCGGGCACGCGGAGTACGACGTCCCCCTCGACTACTCCTTCCTCATGTGGGATCTCGCCATCGAGGTCAGGCCCCAGCAGATCTTCGTCGGCACCGCCCCGGCCTCGCTCGACATAGAAGTCACCTGCAAGGACATCAAACGACGTCGCGGCGACCTGTCCGGGTGCCGTTACGAGGTGCTGATCCTGCGCAACGGACAGGTGGCTGCCACGGGCAGTGCCCGCTTCACCTGTGTTTCCCCCACGGTGTACCGGCGACTGCGCACTCCCCGAGCGGAGTCAGGCATCCGGTGCCCGATCCCTCTCACAGCTCCACTGGCACCTCAGAACGTCGGCCGTCTGTCCCCCACGGACGTGGTCCTCTCGCCTCATGGCCTAACGGACCAGTGGCAGCTGAGGGTCGACACCCGGCATCCCGTCCTCTTCGACCACCCCGTCGACCATGCTCCTGGCATGCTGCTGCTCGAAGCCGCACGCCAGGCCACGACCGCACACCTGGGGCGCGCCTGCCTTCCCCTCAGTGTCACCGGGGAGTTCATTCGGTACAGCGAGCTGGACGCAGCCTGCACAATCAGCGCCCGCTCGGTGCCCGATCCCGACCGCCCGCACGAAGAACGCGTCCTCATCACCGGCGAGCAGGAAGACGAGCTCATCTTCCGGGCCATCGTGACGGTGGCATCATCCACCGTCTGA
- a CDS encoding transcriptional regulator yields the protein MPDRTHEFGKYGARGVKGYEAVAHRLDALAGYIATPVTARRGLLARLHYLTRSEHALAAARSAGLTVTDRTLKAWLDGRRSPSKKNLERIETAYRTVRRHNVARYLLARLNREGRGTRVEIHPLNQSQVSRPRQRVVEFRTLNIRHWDRIVEAWANDNIQALDDAWIDQIVDLGSQWGQYEYVTNVGFAA from the coding sequence ATGCCGGATCGCACCCATGAGTTCGGCAAGTACGGTGCCCGAGGCGTCAAGGGGTACGAAGCAGTCGCCCACCGGCTGGATGCCCTCGCCGGCTACATCGCCACCCCGGTCACCGCCCGGCGTGGTCTGCTGGCCCGCCTGCACTACCTGACCCGCAGCGAGCACGCCCTGGCGGCCGCACGCTCCGCAGGCCTGACGGTCACCGACCGCACCCTCAAGGCGTGGCTGGACGGCAGACGCAGTCCGTCGAAGAAGAACCTCGAACGCATCGAGACGGCGTACCGAACCGTCCGCCGTCACAACGTGGCCCGCTATCTCCTGGCCCGCCTCAACCGCGAAGGCCGCGGCACCCGCGTCGAGATCCACCCGCTCAACCAGTCCCAGGTCTCCCGCCCGCGTCAGCGCGTCGTGGAGTTCCGCACCCTCAACATCCGGCACTGGGACCGCATCGTCGAAGCCTGGGCCAACGACAACATCCAGGCCCTCGACGACGCCTGGATCGACCAGATCGTCGACCTCGGCTCCCAGTGGGGCCAGTACGAGTACGTCACCAACGTGGGCTTCGCAGCCTGA
- a CDS encoding bifunctional DNA primase/polymerase — translation MASELHNSRSYSRSSAPVAGPLATARWCASRGWPVHPLAPGRKTPAGNCETCRLPGHHHKGCGCPAAGRWCHGFHAATLDFARIEQWWGAHPGFGVGIACGPANLLVVDIDAHERELPGRDRLLPGITISEGIDLTGLANGFHTIGLLAALRGFDSPADDETTLRVRTPSGGLHVWYRAHGGRRWQCSTGSGGRALAWQVDVRAHGGYIVAPGTVTEAGVYEVVGEVREPAPLPDWLARELERTGHLPPAYVPAPRPVPPRARQAVLAAGGGRGAVSRVLGALLEEVAACAAVAEGAAFSEKLNRAAYTAGGLVAGGQLEATEAERVLSEAAEHARPGQERRYTAIIRSGLNAGRTRPLSPGGRA, via the coding sequence ATGGCCTCTGAGCTGCACAACTCACGTAGCTACTCACGGTCGTCCGCTCCGGTGGCAGGCCCGTTGGCGACGGCCCGGTGGTGTGCCAGCCGAGGCTGGCCCGTCCATCCGCTGGCACCGGGACGCAAGACGCCTGCGGGCAACTGCGAGACCTGCCGGCTGCCCGGGCACCATCACAAGGGCTGCGGCTGTCCGGCGGCCGGTCGCTGGTGTCATGGCTTTCACGCCGCCACCCTCGACTTCGCCCGCATCGAGCAGTGGTGGGGCGCCCACCCGGGCTTCGGTGTCGGGATCGCCTGTGGACCCGCCAACCTGCTGGTCGTCGACATCGATGCTCATGAGCGCGAACTCCCCGGACGGGACCGGCTGTTACCCGGCATCACCATCTCCGAGGGGATCGACCTGACCGGGCTCGCCAACGGCTTCCACACGATCGGTCTGCTGGCCGCCCTGCGCGGCTTCGACAGCCCCGCCGACGACGAGACGACCCTTCGCGTGCGCACCCCCTCGGGCGGGCTGCACGTCTGGTACCGGGCGCATGGCGGGCGTCGCTGGCAGTGCTCCACGGGATCCGGTGGCCGCGCGCTCGCCTGGCAGGTCGACGTACGGGCGCACGGCGGGTACATCGTCGCCCCCGGCACCGTGACCGAAGCCGGTGTGTACGAAGTGGTGGGAGAGGTACGGGAGCCCGCACCACTGCCCGACTGGCTGGCCCGCGAGCTGGAGCGCACCGGACACCTGCCGCCCGCGTACGTGCCCGCGCCGAGGCCGGTCCCACCGCGGGCCCGGCAGGCCGTCCTGGCCGCGGGCGGCGGCCGCGGAGCGGTGAGCCGGGTGCTGGGCGCACTACTCGAAGAGGTGGCCGCCTGTGCCGCCGTAGCCGAAGGCGCCGCGTTCTCCGAGAAGTTGAACCGTGCCGCATATACCGCAGGAGGGCTCGTGGCCGGGGGACAGCTGGAGGCGACGGAGGCAGAGCGGGTCCTCAGCGAGGCCGCCGAGCATGCCAGGCCGGGGCAGGAGCGCCGTTACACGGCCATCATCCGTAGCGGTCTGAACGCCGGCCGTACGCGCCCGCTGTCCCCAGGAGGACGCGCATGA
- a CDS encoding ScbR family autoregulator-binding transcription factor translates to MVQQERAIQTRRVILEAAAQVFADHGYVAATIADILKTAGVTKGALYFHFDSKELLAKGVLELQTELPLPPQEIKLQEVADIAMTVAHRLPMDAVLRAGARLSSDPTGRQHYGTAWTSWIEVLTDLLAKAQQCGEVLPHVEPREIAELIVSTFHGVQLYSQLENNLTDVEYRVSVLLNHLMPSIAAPAVLLRLDVTPDRGARVFNEANHMQATEVA, encoded by the coding sequence GTGGTACAGCAAGAACGTGCGATCCAGACTCGTCGTGTGATCCTGGAAGCAGCTGCGCAGGTGTTCGCAGACCATGGGTATGTCGCTGCGACGATCGCCGACATCCTCAAGACCGCGGGGGTAACCAAGGGCGCACTGTACTTCCACTTCGACTCGAAGGAACTCCTGGCCAAGGGGGTTCTGGAACTCCAGACGGAACTACCTCTTCCGCCCCAGGAGATCAAGCTGCAGGAAGTGGCGGACATCGCCATGACTGTCGCCCACCGCCTGCCCATGGACGCTGTCCTGCGGGCGGGGGCTCGGCTCTCCTCGGATCCCACCGGGCGACAACACTACGGCACCGCCTGGACATCGTGGATCGAAGTGCTGACCGACCTCTTGGCCAAGGCCCAGCAGTGCGGCGAGGTTCTGCCCCATGTGGAACCGCGCGAAATCGCAGAGCTGATCGTCAGCACATTCCACGGGGTGCAGCTCTACTCACAGCTGGAAAACAACCTGACGGACGTGGAGTACCGGGTCTCGGTCCTGCTGAACCACCTCATGCCCTCCATCGCAGCCCCTGCAGTGCTGCTGCGCCTGGACGTGACCCCGGACCGCGGAGCCCGGGTGTTCAACGAGGCAAACCACATGCAAGCCACAGAGGTGGCCTAG
- a CDS encoding acyl-CoA carboxylase epsilon subunit codes for MTRSSLSPGRQRYIPTGLISSGTKGSWPAINGASCSNPLEADPTPAPYPLRRGSLQARQLSVGGSESSPEVRISPSRGAGDALWATGSQAASKRSLRGLLDGVQEPEKRGNGRMVSGQALLRVERGNPSGAELAALAAVVFALRASARRSSEEPPEAGARQWREPPAYTAPESWR; via the coding sequence ATGACGAGGAGTTCGCTCTCCCCGGGCCGACAAAGATACATACCAACCGGTTTAATTTCTAGCGGAACGAAAGGCTCCTGGCCTGCCATAAATGGAGCATCCTGTTCCAACCCTCTTGAGGCAGATCCGACTCCCGCTCCATATCCGCTCCGGCGTGGGTCTTTGCAGGCTCGGCAGCTGTCGGTGGGAGGGAGTGAGTCGTCGCCCGAGGTGAGGATTTCACCGTCGCGCGGCGCCGGAGATGCCCTCTGGGCCACAGGTTCTCAAGCGGCCTCAAAGCGGTCCTTGAGGGGCCTGCTCGATGGTGTCCAAGAGCCCGAGAAGAGGGGAAACGGTCGGATGGTGAGTGGACAGGCATTGCTCCGAGTGGAGCGCGGCAACCCCAGCGGTGCCGAACTGGCCGCGCTTGCCGCGGTGGTGTTCGCCTTGCGTGCATCCGCACGGCGTTCAAGCGAAGAGCCACCCGAGGCGGGCGCCCGACAGTGGCGCGAACCGCCGGCCTACACGGCACCCGAAAGCTGGCGCTGA
- a CDS encoding DNA primase family protein has translation MTSRQDDTLFDAQAVAAQILAQPVPHARRSEDAPAQGEATADGLLPDTLSDRGNAKLFVKLYSNDYRHVPGLGWFRWDSTRWQIDEDDTVMWAAGDLAESLASNDPRGVFTSTALQQHRRRALSTSGMNAMLAQARSAPGMVLNAARLDADPYALCTPAGIVDLRTGLIRTPDPDKDFHSRSTTAAPQPMPTPRWDRFLVDTFGDGTEGAEMIDFLHLLLGYSITGDVGGQVMPFLFGSGKNGKSVLLDVLMKLVGDYADAAPPGFLMARPYEGHPTDLAELHGRRVIVCSEVKPGDRFDEARVKLLTGGDRIKARRMRQDFFSFEPTHKLWLLGNHRPEVGTGGFAFWRRMRLIPFERVVPDDRKIDNLADILVTEEGPGILNWLILGARRYLSGEKNLTGPERVRIATTAYAETEDHTGRFLSESCRVAPALRAEQAQLYAVYKTWCQNEGAPAISSRAFAARVREVVGLASPKEMILSNQRKYYPGIGVVADEETA, from the coding sequence ATGACGTCCCGCCAGGACGACACACTCTTCGACGCCCAGGCCGTCGCCGCGCAGATCCTCGCCCAGCCCGTACCGCATGCCCGCCGCTCCGAGGACGCCCCCGCGCAGGGAGAGGCCACGGCCGACGGACTGCTGCCCGACACCCTCAGCGACCGGGGCAACGCCAAACTGTTCGTCAAGCTCTACTCCAACGACTACCGGCATGTGCCCGGCCTCGGCTGGTTCCGCTGGGACAGCACCCGGTGGCAGATCGACGAGGACGACACCGTCATGTGGGCCGCGGGAGACCTCGCGGAGTCCCTGGCGAGCAACGACCCGCGAGGCGTGTTCACCTCCACCGCGCTGCAGCAGCACCGCCGTCGTGCGCTCAGCACCAGCGGCATGAACGCCATGCTCGCGCAGGCCCGGTCCGCGCCCGGCATGGTGCTCAACGCGGCCCGGCTGGACGCCGACCCGTACGCGCTGTGCACCCCAGCCGGCATCGTCGACCTGCGCACCGGACTGATCCGTACGCCCGACCCCGACAAGGACTTCCACTCCCGCTCCACCACCGCGGCCCCCCAGCCGATGCCCACCCCGCGCTGGGACCGGTTCCTCGTCGACACCTTCGGCGACGGGACCGAGGGCGCGGAGATGATCGACTTCCTGCATCTGCTGCTGGGGTACTCCATCACCGGGGACGTCGGCGGGCAGGTCATGCCGTTCCTGTTCGGGTCCGGCAAGAACGGCAAGTCGGTGCTGCTGGACGTCCTGATGAAGCTGGTGGGGGACTACGCCGACGCGGCCCCGCCCGGCTTCCTGATGGCCCGGCCCTACGAGGGGCACCCCACCGACCTGGCGGAGCTGCACGGCCGCCGGGTCATCGTGTGCAGCGAGGTCAAGCCGGGGGACCGGTTCGACGAGGCCCGGGTGAAGCTGCTGACGGGCGGCGACCGGATCAAGGCGCGCCGCATGAGGCAGGACTTCTTCAGCTTCGAACCCACCCACAAACTCTGGCTGCTGGGCAATCACCGGCCCGAAGTGGGCACCGGTGGCTTCGCGTTCTGGCGGCGGATGCGGCTGATCCCGTTCGAGCGGGTCGTGCCCGACGACCGGAAGATCGACAACCTGGCCGACATCCTCGTCACCGAGGAGGGTCCCGGAATCCTCAACTGGCTGATCCTGGGGGCCCGTCGCTACCTGAGCGGCGAGAAGAACCTCACCGGGCCCGAACGGGTGCGGATCGCCACCACGGCGTACGCGGAGACCGAGGACCATACCGGGCGATTCCTCTCCGAGTCCTGCCGGGTCGCACCGGCGCTGAGGGCGGAACAGGCACAGCTCTACGCGGTTTATAAGACCTGGTGTCAGAATGAGGGTGCCCCAGCGATCTCGTCCCGGGCCTTCGCGGCACGAGTGCGAGAAGTGGTGGGACTGGCGTCGCCCAAGGAGATGATCCTGTCCAACCAGCGCAAGTACTACCCGGGCATCGGAGTGGTCGCCGACGAGGAGACAGCATGA